From the genome of Pirellulales bacterium:
TGCCGTCATGCTCGACAGGGCACCGTTTTCGGCTTCGTTCAGCGGATAGCCCGCGCGGATGCTGGCGAACAGGTCGTCGTGCTCGACCTGGTACGGATTCTTCTTCTCGCCGCGGAAGCGCCAATCGTCCCAACCCTTGATCTTGATCCGCCCTGCGCTGATATCCGATGTGCCATGCGTGCCGATGGCGTGTTCGGTGACACTGTCCCAGCAATTGGGGATATGGCGGCAATAGCTGAACATCCGCGATCCATCGGCATACTCGAACTCGACCGCGTGATGGTCGAAGATTTCGCCGAAATCCTTGCCCGTGCGCACCTGCCGACCGCCCATGCCTTGAGCACGGACCGGGTAGCCGCGCTTCAACCAGTTGACCACGTCCAGGTTGTGGATGTGCTGCTCGACGATATGGTCACCGCACAGCCAGTTGAAGTAATACCAGTTGCGCATCTGGTATTCCATGTCGGACTGATTCTCGGTGCGCGGATGGACCCACACGCCGGCGCCGTTCCAGTACACACGTGTGGCCAGGATGTCGCCGATCGCCCCGTCTTGCAGACGCTTGATCGTTTCGATGTACGACGCTTCATGATGGCGCTGCAGGCCGACGCCAACACCCAAACCTTTTTGACGGGCACTCTGCGCGGCGGTCAGCACGGCCCGCACACCCGGTCCGTCGACGGCGACTGGTTTTTCCATGAAGACGTGCTTGCCGGCATCCACGGCGGCCTGGAAGTGGACGGGGCGGAAGCCCGGCGGCGTGGCCAGGATCACCAGGTCGATTCCCGCGGCGAGCACTTTCTGATAGGCGTCGAATCCGACGAAGCGGCGTTCCTCAGGCACGTCGATCCGGCTGGCAATTTCGCCTTCCTTCATCAAGCTCTGATGGCTGCCGTCGAGCCGATCCTTGAAGGCGTCCCCCATGGCAACGAGCTTGACGTTCCCCTTCGTGCGCAGCGCCTGGCTGGCAGCGCCGGTGCCGCGGCCACCGCAGCCGACCAGGCCGATCTTGATCGTGTCATCGCCGGCGGCATGTGCGTAACGAGCCGGACCGAGAGTGGCTGCCAGACTGCCCCCCACGACTGCCACGGTCGAGCTTTTCAAGAACGAACGACGAGAAGCATTCTGCGGATCGTTGGCTGGGGCATGCTCTGACATAATCCTGCTCTCCTCA
Proteins encoded in this window:
- a CDS encoding Gfo/Idh/MocA family oxidoreductase, whose product is MSEHAPANDPQNASRRSFLKSSTVAVVGGSLAATLGPARYAHAAGDDTIKIGLVGCGGRGTGAASQALRTKGNVKLVAMGDAFKDRLDGSHQSLMKEGEIASRIDVPEERRFVGFDAYQKVLAAGIDLVILATPPGFRPVHFQAAVDAGKHVFMEKPVAVDGPGVRAVLTAAQSARQKGLGVGVGLQRHHEASYIETIKRLQDGAIGDILATRVYWNGAGVWVHPRTENQSDMEYQMRNWYYFNWLCGDHIVEQHIHNLDVVNWLKRGYPVRAQGMGGRQVRTGKDFGEIFDHHAVEFEYADGSRMFSYCRHIPNCWDSVTEHAIGTHGTSDISAGRIKIKGWDDWRFRGEKKNPYQVEHDDLFASIRAGYPLNEAENGALSSMTAILGRMATYSGKMITWEQALGSDINLAPKEYAWTASPPTPVVATPGVTQVV